In the Campylobacter showae genome, one interval contains:
- a CDS encoding retention module-containing protein — translation MPTQAGIVKSIEGKVVAIGSNGVKRELNVGDLVYLGESVVGQDAASKIVISANNGKDIVMLGKDTLVLDQSVALNEGFGNEAMMANVEALQQALLNGTELQDLEATAAGGGAGAADGDGVSLSQVSFTQGGHISNVSATYGDLGGAGQSSQSSNAYQGSAARGASESASSQQSQPEPQLNPKKIEIPSSAYDAEISQTGAKAAVRTTNLDKSNEYFEALDSAVSGQVAAPYADFNTANTSSLFSSAIPGGYTVTKENKTVNSQTFEKAYLNYNTEEFDIQDGWYISKDKSVIIGSDQAKKLVVASETTDTSGYDPATTTIVKVNNAVKPKIFGSDKADDITVDGAKVDMVSTGTGDDTITVKNGAEILNNVNSGSGDDKINIEGEHTTIQGSVFAGGGDDTINVSDKAVIKKAIFDGDGDDTINVKSGATVGDRDSSAAKDQYDAGVQLGTGNNKVVVDGADTSVSRITGYKLGEANGGGTLETKNDVTVQNKATVAFDIDIDSRDDQKVTVDDATVKGTIFTNSGDDKVFVKNGSKVGGILTEGGGDEIEITDSEIGGADSFYGVYVNRATGQSSDLSHNHQGVHADSYLGGTQNDYNKHGNDKITIKNSTVDGQIWGGRGDDEINIINSEVKKNVFGDADHRQNVTDGSVDGKDTINITESTIGGVIYGEGGKDDITVNKSTVEGKSATNSQGNPIRVAIVGAEGDDKISVQNESNVKGNISGDQGSNNITVEGGSKVAGWVYGANAGMYSETGNNTITVTGENTEVSRVGDVSSGDSTITISDKAKVKSVHGDKGVDTITVDNATVAERIEGGHGDDKIYVKNGARVEGYVSGDLDNDTIEVSGENTYVKEVKGDKGNDTITVENKAKVVTIEGNDGTDIINVKNNATVGNVFGNDGIDTINVENATVRGNIRGGAGDDVITAKGSSSINNILGEAGKDTIALEGGAKVIGQIRGDTKTMNDIYEKQVNPALDIVDSGADADTITLSGAGTSAKHIFGGDGADIITVKNGANVEGEVRGDSGDDKITVTGDQTYVSSINGRGGDDTILVSDKAKVDGIVGRWGKDNITVTGAGTVVTGSVDGNEDNDTIKISDGAVVNEYVRGGDGADKIDVTSGSKVKKTVDGGAGEDEITVTGAGTVVGEALTTSQLRVNGSITGGEDDDKIVLSDGAHAVNAGIAGWGGDDKITVTGSGTRAHSVSGHAGDDIIRVDNKAYIEHAVSANTGNGTVTVSGDGTSVGGIQSNGNAPITVEDGAEVRGALYAYGLSGEQTIVVQSGAKVNVINTAVDFRDDNNTGGNTEDTVIVKDAGTVVNSVRTGNHDDTLIVQDGATVGSVGLGTGNDTKMTTTNNNGNIVINSLDGNGNIDLSKIAKVAENINSVDVSAVNNAVLNVDPKDVLDLGASGNTLEIKGGSDDTVKSKSSGQWSADGSDATHKSFTGSANDGNGVAQTVTIKVENDVTTDL, via the coding sequence ATGCCAACTCAAGCAGGAATAGTAAAAAGTATAGAGGGCAAAGTCGTAGCTATCGGTAGCAACGGCGTAAAAAGAGAGCTAAACGTAGGAGATCTAGTTTATCTCGGCGAGAGCGTCGTCGGGCAGGACGCGGCGTCTAAGATCGTAATATCGGCAAACAACGGCAAAGATATCGTAATGCTAGGTAAAGATACGCTGGTGCTCGATCAAAGTGTAGCGCTAAACGAGGGCTTTGGAAACGAGGCGATGATGGCTAACGTTGAGGCGTTACAACAAGCATTGCTTAACGGAACCGAACTGCAAGATCTAGAAGCGACCGCAGCAGGCGGCGGTGCTGGCGCTGCCGACGGAGACGGCGTTAGTCTAAGCCAAGTCTCTTTTACTCAGGGCGGTCATATATCAAACGTGAGCGCTACTTACGGCGATTTAGGCGGAGCCGGCCAAAGCTCGCAAAGCAGTAACGCTTATCAGGGCTCAGCTGCAAGGGGCGCTTCCGAGAGCGCTAGTTCTCAGCAGTCGCAACCGGAACCTCAACTAAATCCGAAAAAGATCGAAATCCCGTCATCGGCGTATGACGCGGAGATCAGCCAAACAGGCGCTAAAGCAGCTGTTAGAACTACAAATTTAGATAAATCAAATGAATACTTCGAGGCTCTAGACAGTGCCGTGAGCGGTCAAGTAGCGGCTCCGTATGCAGATTTTAATACGGCTAATACGAGCTCTTTATTTAGTTCGGCGATCCCGGGCGGATATACCGTGACTAAAGAGAACAAAACCGTAAATTCGCAGACATTTGAAAAGGCTTATCTAAACTACAACACCGAGGAATTTGACATTCAAGACGGTTGGTATATAAGCAAGGATAAGAGCGTAATCATAGGCTCTGATCAAGCTAAAAAGTTAGTGGTAGCAAGCGAAACGACCGATACTTCGGGGTACGATCCCGCAACTACTACTATCGTGAAAGTTAACAACGCAGTAAAACCTAAAATTTTCGGTTCCGATAAGGCCGACGATATCACCGTAGACGGCGCTAAAGTCGATATGGTTTCGACCGGAACCGGAGACGATACGATTACCGTTAAAAACGGAGCCGAAATTTTAAATAACGTAAACAGCGGCAGCGGCGATGATAAGATCAACATAGAAGGCGAACATACGACGATACAAGGCAGTGTTTTTGCAGGCGGCGGTGACGATACGATAAACGTTAGCGATAAAGCCGTAATCAAAAAAGCTATCTTTGACGGCGACGGCGATGATACCATCAACGTAAAAAGCGGCGCTACCGTAGGAGATAGAGACTCTAGCGCAGCCAAGGATCAGTATGACGCCGGCGTACAACTAGGCACCGGAAATAACAAGGTAGTAGTCGATGGAGCAGACACTAGCGTAAGCAGAATAACGGGCTATAAATTAGGAGAAGCTAACGGCGGCGGAACGCTTGAGACTAAAAACGACGTAACCGTTCAAAATAAAGCTACCGTTGCTTTTGATATAGACATAGACAGTAGGGATGATCAAAAAGTTACCGTAGATGACGCTACCGTAAAAGGAACTATCTTTACAAATTCCGGCGACGATAAGGTATTTGTCAAAAATGGCTCTAAAGTGGGCGGAATATTGACCGAGGGCGGCGGCGACGAGATAGAAATAACCGACTCCGAAATAGGCGGAGCGGATAGCTTTTACGGCGTATACGTCAATAGGGCAACCGGACAATCGTCTGATCTTTCGCATAATCACCAAGGCGTGCACGCCGATAGCTATCTAGGCGGGACTCAAAACGACTACAACAAGCACGGCAACGATAAGATCACTATCAAAAATTCAACCGTAGACGGTCAAATTTGGGGCGGTAGAGGCGACGACGAGATCAATATAATAAACAGCGAAGTGAAGAAAAACGTATTCGGCGACGCAGATCATAGACAAAACGTTACAGACGGTAGCGTAGACGGCAAGGACACTATAAATATCACGGAGAGCACTATCGGCGGAGTTATTTACGGCGAGGGCGGAAAAGACGATATAACCGTAAATAAATCTACGGTAGAGGGCAAAAGCGCTACAAATAGCCAAGGAAATCCGATCAGAGTAGCCATAGTAGGCGCAGAGGGAGATGATAAGATCTCGGTGCAAAACGAATCTAACGTAAAAGGCAATATTTCCGGAGATCAAGGCAGCAATAATATCACCGTAGAGGGCGGCTCTAAAGTAGCCGGATGGGTTTATGGAGCCAATGCGGGCATGTATAGCGAAACCGGAAATAACACCATAACCGTTACCGGAGAAAATACCGAAGTGTCTCGCGTCGGCGACGTAAGCTCGGGCGACTCTACGATAACGATCAGCGATAAAGCCAAAGTAAAATCGGTGCATGGCGATAAAGGCGTAGATACTATTACCGTAGATAACGCTACCGTGGCAGAAAGAATCGAAGGCGGACACGGCGATGATAAAATTTACGTTAAAAACGGCGCTAGAGTAGAAGGCTACGTTAGCGGAGATCTAGATAACGATACTATCGAGGTTTCGGGAGAAAATACTTACGTAAAAGAAGTAAAAGGCGATAAAGGCAACGATACTATAACCGTCGAAAACAAAGCCAAGGTCGTTACTATAGAAGGCAACGACGGCACGGATATTATAAACGTTAAAAATAACGCTACCGTAGGTAACGTGTTTGGCAACGACGGCATAGATACCATAAACGTCGAAAACGCTACGGTAAGAGGAAACATCCGCGGCGGCGCAGGCGACGACGTGATAACTGCCAAAGGAAGTTCTTCGATAAACAATATATTAGGGGAAGCCGGAAAAGATACCATAGCCCTAGAAGGCGGCGCCAAAGTAATAGGGCAGATAAGAGGCGACACTAAAACTATGAATGATATATACGAAAAGCAGGTAAATCCGGCTTTGGATATAGTAGACAGCGGCGCCGATGCCGATACTATAACTTTAAGCGGTGCGGGAACCAGTGCGAAACATATATTCGGCGGAGACGGCGCTGATATCATCACTGTAAAAAATGGCGCAAACGTAGAAGGAGAGGTGAGGGGCGATTCGGGAGACGACAAAATAACCGTAACCGGCGATCAAACCTACGTTAGCTCAATAAACGGTAGAGGCGGCGATGATACTATTTTAGTTAGCGACAAGGCTAAGGTCGACGGCATAGTAGGAAGATGGGGTAAAGATAATATAACCGTAACTGGAGCCGGCACGGTCGTAACCGGTAGCGTAGACGGCAATGAAGACAATGATACTATCAAAATTTCAGACGGTGCGGTCGTAAATGAGTACGTAAGAGGCGGAGACGGTGCAGACAAAATCGATGTAACAAGCGGATCAAAAGTTAAAAAAACCGTAGACGGCGGCGCAGGCGAAGACGAGATAACCGTAACCGGCGCCGGAACGGTAGTAGGCGAAGCGCTAACTACTTCGCAGCTTAGAGTAAACGGAAGCATCACTGGCGGCGAAGACGATGACAAGATAGTGCTAAGCGACGGAGCGCATGCGGTAAATGCGGGCATAGCCGGCTGGGGCGGCGACGATAAGATAACCGTAACCGGAAGCGGCACGAGAGCGCACTCCGTGAGCGGTCACGCCGGTGATGATATTATACGCGTAGACAACAAAGCCTATATCGAGCATGCAGTTAGCGCAAACACCGGAAACGGCACCGTAACGGTCTCGGGCGATGGTACTAGCGTGGGCGGAATACAAAGCAACGGCAATGCGCCTATCACCGTCGAAGACGGCGCCGAGGTAAGGGGCGCTCTATACGCCTACGGACTTAGCGGCGAGCAGACTATCGTCGTTCAAAGCGGAGCGAAGGTAAACGTCATAAATACGGCCGTCGACTTTAGAGACGATAACAATACCGGCGGAAATACCGAGGATACCGTCATAGTAAAAGACGCAGGCACCGTAGTAAACTCCGTAAGAACGGGCAATCACGATGATACGCTCATCGTTCAAGACGGCGCAACCGTAGGGAGCGTCGGTTTGGGTACCGGCAACGACACTAAGATGACCACAACCAATAATAATGGCAACATAGTCATAAACAGCCTAGACGGAAACGGCAATATCGATCTATCAAAGATCGCAAAAGTAGCGGAAAATATAAACTCAGTCGACGTAAGCGCCGTAAATAACGCCGTGCTAAACGTCGATCCAAAAGACGTGCTAGACCTTGGTGCATCAGGCAATACACTAGAGATCAAGGGCGGCAGCGACGATACCGTAAAATCAAAATCGAGCGGTCAATGGAGTGCGGATGGATCTGACGCTACGCATAAATCGTTTACGGGCAGCGCAAACGACGGTAACGGCGTGGCTCAAACCGTAACGATCAAGGTAGAAAACGACGTCACTACCGATCTGTAA